Proteins encoded together in one Apis cerana isolate GH-2021 linkage group LG4, AcerK_1.0, whole genome shotgun sequence window:
- the LOC107995648 gene encoding uncharacterized protein LOC107995648: MIMLGLIFRGVFLIGILTWYSTSVWKMIDGYFKDQFRSYLEEEYRKNPRMRSDVQSGSADKIDPVSTTPRPDPSVAPQREILELNETLTVEAAGNDTIRSDEGQRMTGGTSENEADTGGSIDKNTFLETIVESGLESSKSSENEQDSRQPINHNDRDLERYENDDRHRSVSQLSKNSMKGVQCNKRATVSRDISRQKKSSKKRNVKTITLTEKDFKSVIRNHVSNDDFWEFEEDADEKEPLEGILVSQLPYKPRADIGNLERISADEYCPLSLEDEASCDETFKWP; this comes from the coding sequence ATGATCATGCTGGGATTGATCTTTCGTGGCGTCTTTCTCATCGGTATACTCACCTGGTACAGCACCAGCGTGTGGAAAATGATCGACGGCTACTTCAAGGATCAGTTTCGAAGCTACTTGGAGGAAGAGTATCGAAAGAATCCGCGAATGAGATCCGACGTGCAGAGTGGCTCGGCCGATAAGATCGATCCCGTTTCGACCACGCCACGCCCCGATCCATCAGTGGCGCCGCAGCGAGAGATTCTCGAACTTAACGAAACGTTGACGGTCGAAGCTGCAGGAAATGACACAATTCGATCGGACGAGGGGCAACGAATGACAGGTGGCACCAGTGAAAACGAGGCCGACACAGGGGGatctatcgataaaaatacattcCTAGAAACGATCGTGGAATCGGGGCTGGAAAGTAGTAAGTCGTCCGAGAACGAACAGGATTCTCGGCAGCCTATTAATCACAATGACCGTGACCTCGAACGTTACGAGAACGACGATCGTCATCGATCAGTCTCCCAGCTGTCTAAGAACTCGATGAAAGGAGTTCAATGCAATAAAAGAGCAACCGTTTCTAGGGACATTTCACGCCAGAAAAAGTCGTCCAAGAAGCGAAATGTGAAGACGATCACGTTGACGGAGAAGGATTTTAAATCGGTTATCAGAAATCATGTATCTAACGACGATTTCTGGGAATTCGAGGAGGATGCGGATGAAAAGGAGCCGTTGGAAGGCATTTTGGTCTCTCAGTTGCCGTATAAGCCGAGAGCTGATATAGGGAATTTGGAAAGGATCAGTGCGGATGAGTATTGTCCTCTGAGCTTGGAGGACGAGGCTTCTTGCGATGAAACGTTTAAGTGGCcttga